In Arachis hypogaea cultivar Tifrunner chromosome 7, arahy.Tifrunner.gnm2.J5K5, whole genome shotgun sequence, the genomic window aagaataataaaaactctTCAAAGTCTACTAGTCTTTTTAAAGCTTTATTATTTCCCAAGAAacgtaataataataacaacaaaggGTGTGTTGTTGTTCCTCCATCGCCAGAATCTCCTAATTCTTGGTCACACTCGTTGTCGTCGTCGTCTTCTTCTTTGTCATGGCGGCCAACATCGTACTCCGTGCCGAATTCTCCTATGGTACGACATCCTAGGAAGAGTGGTGGTACTACACAAAATGAAGATCTTTATTATGTGAATGATTCTAGTTTGTGTTTTGGAAATGCTAGATCAAGATGGTGTTCCTCGTCTATGTTCAAGAAGGTATTGCTTGGAGATGTTatgtaataataatgataatgtggaattttggattttgaaattaTCTTTATTTGGTTAATGTATGTTAATAATGATAATTACTAAGTGCTGATATATAGTTGGAAAGATTATTGAATGTATACCAAACCAAACTTATTGTAATGAAGTGCACGTCATatcttttactttattattaCCAATTTACCATATAAGGATTTTATTCCTTCTGTAATCTTATGTTATATATACTAAATTGATAGTAAATAATTATCATAACTAACATTGTTATTTATGGTGAAGGAAAAATATttggaattaatttttttaatcaacaatCAGTTATTTTTAgggataagtatt contains:
- the LOC112702692 gene encoding uncharacterized protein; this translates as MSSKSNPSNIILQSPPNILVMSQKNNKKKKKLNMFLVHDEEHLSRQVSSNEGYYHDVGESASVPFVWESQPGTPKVVRFRETSFPPLTPPPSYNYQNATPKNPLFTNGKNNKNSSKSTSLFKALLFPKKRNNNNNKGCVVVPPSPESPNSWSHSLSSSSSSLSWRPTSYSVPNSPMVRHPRKSGGTTQNEDLYYVNDSSLCFGNARSRWCSSSMFKKVLLGDVM